GACGCGACCCCGGCCGTTACTGCCCGTCGCCGAAGCCGACCTCCTCGGCGTCGGCGGCGGCCCGTTCGATGGCCGACTCGAAGTTGAAGTCCCGGACCACCTCGCCGTCGCGGACGAGTGGTTCCAGCAGCTCGACGGCGTCGGTCGGCGCGTTCCGGTCGGCCAGGCCGATGTGGTGGCCGCCGTCGGCGGTGCGGTAGACGGCCTTCCGGCCGGTGAGCTTCCCGCGCTTTGCCGCCGGTTCGCCGTCGACCTCGACGATGTCGAGCGCGAAATCGAGCGGGTCGGCGTTCGAGACGTAGCTCCCGACGCCGAACCCGTCGGCGACGTCGCGCAGGGCCCGGAGTTCCCGGGGCCCGAGCCCGCCGGAGACGAAGATGTCGATGTCCTCGTGGCCGTGGGCGTCGAGCGTCCAGCGCACCTCGCGGGCGATGTGGCGGAAGTCCCCACGGCGAGAACCGGTCGTGTCCAGGCGGACGCCGGTCAGGTCGTCGACGGTCGCTGCGGCCCGGAGCGCCTCGTCGACCTCGTCGGAGTAGGTGTCGACCAGCGCGACCCGGGGCGTCTCGTCGGGTACGGCCTCGTCGAAGGCCCGCCAGGCGGCCTCCTGCTCGCCGCGACCGAAGCAGATCACGAGCGCGTGGGGCATCGTCCCGCCGGCGCGC
The DNA window shown above is from Haloarcula halobia and carries:
- a CDS encoding nicotinate phosphoribosyltransferase, with protein sequence MSEEFDIVSAETIREGRATDAYFDRTMEALEHAGKNPTVVAEVTADQFPTGTWDLLAGLPDAASLFEGRAVDVDALPEGQLFDGGPVMRIEGPYREFCRLETALLGLLSHPTAVATRALEVRHAAPESTVLSFGSRHLHPALGTMVERAALLGGLDGFSNVAAEEAVGRRAGGTMPHALVICFGRGEQEAAWRAFDEAVPDETPRVALVDTYSDEVDEALRAAATVDDLTGVRLDTTGSRRGDFRHIAREVRWTLDAHGHEDIDIFVSGGLGPRELRALRDVADGFGVGSYVSNADPLDFALDIVEVDGEPAAKRGKLTGRKAVYRTADGGHHIGLADRNAPTDAVELLEPLVRDGEVVRDFNFESAIERAAADAEEVGFGDGQ